A genomic region of Thermomicrobiales bacterium contains the following coding sequences:
- a CDS encoding HD domain-containing protein: protein MTHETDPTVAQLVEQIHVELPDSEHGLRCAQFAATLFNGLSGDLGLEPTDRKVAILAAYLHDIGYIRMGRDHHRKSFDVISTMKLPMTEVERTVTACVARYHGTTNPSIEHAGFEDLDFDDLRRVRRLTAINRLAVALDASHLGLVTDIRIDRSQPTIGVVGYAIEEPAIERDRLQMAANSMRTLAGIQIWTDIIVQAEHE from the coding sequence ATGACGCACGAAACCGATCCCACAGTCGCCCAACTCGTTGAGCAGATACACGTTGAGCTCCCGGACTCCGAGCATGGTCTGCGTTGCGCGCAGTTCGCGGCGACGTTATTTAACGGGCTGTCTGGCGATTTAGGGCTGGAACCAACCGATCGCAAGGTCGCGATTCTGGCGGCCTATTTGCATGACATAGGCTACATTCGTATGGGACGTGACCATCATCGGAAGTCGTTCGATGTCATCAGCACGATGAAGTTGCCGATGACTGAAGTCGAGCGAACCGTAACCGCCTGCGTTGCGCGATACCACGGCACAACAAATCCAAGCATTGAGCATGCCGGGTTCGAAGATCTGGATTTCGATGATCTGCGGCGGGTCCGGCGGTTGACAGCAATCAACCGCCTGGCCGTTGCGCTGGACGCCTCGCACCTTGGACTGGTCACGGACATACGCATCGACCGCTCGCAACCGACGATTGGTGTTGTCGGCTACGCAATCGAAGAACCGGCAATCGAGCGTGATCGACTCCAGATGGCAGCCAACAGCATGCGAACGCTGGCCGGTATCCAGATATGGACCGACATCATCGTGCAGGCTGAGCACGAATGA
- a CDS encoding VanW family protein has product MTTPVAANITDDMTAAAQAEAASLTAEPVTVTWDSGTVDLRTEQLAAAVQFDTNSGRTPAITVSLNTDLVGKFLAPVAEQVKVAGTNADLRWINGAVEVRTPEQNGRELDVNATVASIVDGVQGGTRNVAAITHDVAPQVTAAMASSVDIREKLTSASTEYGYSSASRLHNVELAASRVDGALVPPGGTFSFNEAIGPVTYDSGYQTGYGIIITNGSISTVPSVGGGICQVATTVFQSVFWAGMPIEQRSWHLYWIPRYGQGQGGMKGLDATVDPDYDLDFTFRNTSNNWLAVKSSYDGMTLGFELWGTPTGWNVAVDQPVITNVVAASQEMYYEDSAELPKGTTVFVEHAEDGFDAAIHRVVTDGNGQVLDDTVFRSNYAPAKNTTLVGTGG; this is encoded by the coding sequence GTGACGACACCGGTCGCAGCCAACATCACCGACGACATGACCGCTGCGGCGCAGGCCGAAGCCGCCTCGCTGACCGCCGAGCCAGTCACCGTGACCTGGGACAGCGGCACCGTTGATCTGCGGACCGAGCAGCTTGCTGCCGCGGTCCAGTTCGACACCAATAGCGGCCGCACCCCGGCAATCACCGTCTCGCTGAATACGGACCTCGTCGGCAAGTTCCTCGCACCCGTGGCCGAGCAGGTCAAGGTCGCTGGAACAAATGCCGATCTGCGCTGGATCAACGGCGCAGTCGAGGTTCGCACTCCTGAGCAAAATGGGCGAGAGCTGGATGTCAACGCGACCGTCGCATCGATCGTAGACGGCGTCCAGGGCGGCACGCGCAACGTCGCAGCAATCACGCACGATGTCGCGCCGCAGGTGACTGCCGCCATGGCGTCAAGCGTTGACATCCGCGAGAAGCTGACGTCGGCCTCGACGGAATATGGCTACTCATCGGCCTCGCGTCTGCACAATGTCGAGTTGGCTGCCAGCCGAGTAGACGGCGCGCTGGTTCCGCCGGGCGGTACGTTCTCGTTCAACGAAGCCATTGGTCCCGTGACCTACGACAGCGGCTACCAGACCGGCTACGGCATCATCATCACCAACGGCAGCATCTCGACCGTCCCATCGGTGGGCGGCGGCATCTGCCAGGTTGCAACGACCGTCTTCCAGTCCGTCTTCTGGGCCGGTATGCCGATTGAGCAGCGCTCGTGGCACCTGTACTGGATCCCGCGCTATGGTCAGGGGCAGGGCGGTATGAAGGGGCTCGATGCAACGGTCGACCCAGACTACGACCTCGACTTCACATTCCGCAACACCAGCAACAACTGGCTCGCCGTGAAGTCGAGCTACGACGGGATGACGCTCGGGTTCGAGCTGTGGGGCACACCGACGGGCTGGAATGTCGCGGTCGATCAGCCAGTCATTACCAATGTCGTGGCAGCCTCGCAGGAGATGTACTACGAAGATTCGGCTGAGTTGCCGAAGGGCACGACCGTCTTTGTCGAGCATGCAGAGGACGGCTTCGACGCCGCCATCCATCGTGTCGTGACCGACGGGAACGGTCAGGTGCTCGACGACACCGTCTTCCGCAGCAATTACGCCCCAGCGAAGAACACAACGCTCGTCGGGACTGGCGGATAA
- the purM gene encoding phosphoribosylformylglycinamidine cyclo-ligase produces MSHERGVSISYRDAGVDIDAGDAVVAGLRAASGGRPHPNVIGGLGHFGGFYRLGEQGQGATLVSSIDGVGTKLVLASIADKLDGIGADLVNHCVNDIAACGASPLFFLDYYGTGKLNPESALVVIGGLADACAQLGVALVGGETAEMPGLYHGEDFDLVGAIVGLVDAAQIVDGSRIAEGDVILGLPSSGFHTNGFSLVRAALRIADDEQTRESLAQPAPFDDARTLAEALLEPHRSYLDATRGLVGAGLPVGMAHITGGGLPGNVSRVIPDGLVAEIDADAWVTPPMFEFVVEAGHVAADESYRAFNMGIGYVVVCRETDVAAARTLVPDAIEIGRIRSGDGGCRLLNVS; encoded by the coding sequence GTGAGCCACGAGCGGGGAGTCTCCATTTCGTATCGCGATGCGGGCGTCGATATTGACGCAGGTGATGCGGTTGTTGCCGGATTGCGAGCGGCAAGCGGTGGTCGGCCCCATCCCAACGTGATCGGCGGCCTCGGGCACTTCGGCGGCTTCTATCGCCTGGGTGAGCAGGGGCAGGGCGCGACGCTCGTCTCCAGCATCGACGGCGTTGGGACAAAGCTCGTCCTCGCTTCGATCGCCGACAAGCTCGACGGTATCGGAGCTGATCTCGTCAATCACTGTGTCAACGACATCGCCGCCTGTGGTGCCTCACCACTGTTCTTCCTGGACTACTACGGCACCGGAAAGCTGAACCCTGAGTCTGCATTGGTTGTGATCGGGGGGCTCGCAGACGCCTGCGCGCAATTGGGAGTTGCGCTGGTCGGCGGCGAGACGGCCGAGATGCCGGGGCTATATCACGGCGAGGACTTCGACCTGGTTGGCGCGATCGTCGGGCTGGTCGATGCCGCTCAGATTGTCGACGGCAGCCGAATCGCCGAGGGCGACGTGATCCTGGGTCTGCCGAGCAGCGGCTTTCACACGAATGGTTTCTCGCTCGTTCGGGCTGCGTTGCGGATCGCCGATGACGAGCAGACGCGCGAGAGCCTGGCGCAGCCAGCGCCATTCGATGACGCGCGGACGTTGGCCGAAGCACTGCTGGAGCCGCACCGATCGTACCTCGATGCGACGCGCGGCCTGGTTGGTGCCGGCCTGCCGGTTGGCATGGCGCACATCACCGGCGGCGGACTGCCTGGCAATGTATCGCGCGTGATCCCCGATGGCCTCGTCGCCGAGATCGACGCCGACGCCTGGGTGACGCCCCCCATGTTTGAGTTCGTCGTCGAGGCCGGACACGTCGCTGCCGACGAGAGCTATCGCGCGTTCAACATGGGCATCGGCTACGTCGTTGTCTGCCGTGAAACAGACGTGGCGGCGGCACGAACTCTTGTGCCGGACGCCATCGAGATCGGGCGCATTCGTTCCGGCGACGGCGGCTGTCGTCTGCTGAACGTGTCGTAG
- the purH gene encoding bifunctional phosphoribosylaminoimidazolecarboxamide formyltransferase/IMP cyclohydrolase: protein MPRALISVWDKTGVVDLARRLDSLGFEVLSTGGTARAIRDAGVPVGEVEDVTGFPEILDGRVKTLHPAIHGGLLARRDLAEHMSTLKRHDIAPIDVLVSNLYPFSEVVRDPDVADVDAIENIDIGGPAMVRAAAKNHAGVIVLVDPSDYESVLALLDAGGVEGVDYATRRALAAKAFAHVATYDSLVQRYLRGDDDEFPERLAIGAELMHTVRYGENPHQRGAVYRLLSPGSATGVGSWLVHDGREMSYNNYLDATSAWGCAQDFAAQTVVIVKHTLPCGIGSNDDQAEAYRLALSGDPVSAFGGICAVNRVVTTAMVEAIGKHRFDIMIAPGYEDAALARLLRRKNLRVITVTNTEPAGGWEYRSLPGGLLVQETDSVAPDTNDWRCVTSRQPSAEELETLAFAWRAVKWVKSNAIALAQPGVIVGVGAGQPNRVESVRIAAKVAGDRAQGSVLASDAFFPFADGVEAAADVGVTAIVQPGGSVRDDETIAVAEARGMTMMLTGRRHFRH, encoded by the coding sequence ATGCCTCGCGCGCTGATTAGTGTCTGGGACAAGACCGGCGTGGTCGATCTGGCCCGTCGACTGGATTCGCTGGGCTTCGAGGTGCTCTCCACCGGCGGGACGGCCAGAGCCATCCGGGACGCCGGCGTTCCTGTCGGCGAAGTCGAAGACGTGACAGGGTTTCCCGAGATCCTCGATGGCCGGGTCAAGACACTGCATCCAGCGATTCACGGCGGATTGCTCGCTCGACGCGATCTCGCGGAGCACATGTCCACACTCAAAAGGCACGACATCGCGCCAATTGATGTGCTCGTTTCCAATCTCTATCCATTCTCGGAAGTCGTACGCGATCCGGATGTGGCTGATGTTGACGCCATCGAGAACATCGACATCGGCGGTCCGGCGATGGTTCGAGCTGCGGCCAAGAACCACGCAGGCGTGATCGTGCTGGTTGATCCGAGCGACTACGAGTCCGTACTCGCATTGCTCGATGCCGGCGGTGTCGAGGGCGTTGACTACGCGACGCGTCGAGCGCTCGCCGCAAAGGCGTTCGCGCATGTCGCAACGTATGACAGTTTGGTGCAGCGGTACCTCCGCGGCGATGATGACGAGTTCCCGGAGCGTTTGGCCATTGGCGCGGAGCTGATGCACACGGTCCGATACGGAGAGAACCCGCATCAGCGCGGCGCGGTATACCGGCTGCTGTCGCCGGGATCTGCGACCGGTGTAGGTTCGTGGCTGGTTCATGATGGTCGGGAGATGTCCTACAACAACTACCTTGACGCGACATCGGCCTGGGGCTGCGCGCAGGACTTTGCCGCGCAGACGGTCGTCATCGTCAAGCACACGTTGCCGTGCGGGATCGGCTCGAACGATGACCAGGCCGAGGCGTATCGGTTGGCGTTGAGCGGCGATCCGGTGTCAGCGTTTGGCGGCATCTGCGCGGTGAATCGTGTCGTCACGACGGCGATGGTCGAGGCGATCGGGAAGCACCGGTTCGACATCATGATCGCACCGGGATACGAAGACGCCGCACTGGCAAGACTGCTGCGGCGCAAGAATCTGCGTGTCATCACCGTGACGAACACGGAACCGGCCGGTGGCTGGGAATACCGGTCACTGCCCGGTGGATTGCTCGTGCAGGAGACAGACAGCGTTGCCCCCGACACGAACGACTGGCGCTGCGTTACCTCGCGGCAACCGAGCGCCGAAGAGCTGGAGACGTTGGCGTTTGCCTGGCGAGCGGTCAAGTGGGTGAAGTCAAACGCGATAGCGCTGGCTCAGCCGGGTGTGATTGTCGGCGTTGGCGCGGGCCAGCCGAATCGGGTCGAGAGCGTGCGGATTGCGGCCAAGGTTGCCGGTGATCGAGCGCAGGGCAGCGTGCTGGCCAGCGACGCGTTCTTCCCGTTTGCCGACGGTGTTGAGGCGGCTGCCGATGTCGGCGTGACTGCCATCGTGCAGCCCGGCGGATCGGTGCGCGATGACGAAACGATCGCCGTCGCTGAGGCTCGCGGCATGACGATGATGCTGACCGGTCGGCGTCACTTCCGTCACTAG
- a CDS encoding zinc-dependent metalloprotease: protein MTTRTRLDPRIVAVGLLTGAAVGVWAGRRAQGYRAQSSTGSGTIDWDRARSVAISMNREAALTEQERQRLDAEYAELVQRTIPLISDFTGTTLPFPLDKVYTFDRVDWIEANIASFQRMFEPIEQLDLFGGSNGQRSGGVLSGVNQKIVSAELGILLGYLARRVLGQYDLALLGREPLSESGKLYFVQPNIRNIEASLHLPSDQFRLWLALHETTHAFEFEGHPWVRDHMNAMIDEYFGFLTQDVEFLKRGMSSLRAIWERTRNPEDRATGSWIELVMTPEQRQLFARMQATMAVIEGYSNYIMNAVGRRLMRDYALIAQRFERRQVMRSPSEQLFARLTGLETKLEQYRLGEQFINEIVELAGRDAVERIWEGPEMLPTLDELRDPREWLNRVQSATL from the coding sequence ATGACCACCAGGACGCGGCTCGACCCGCGCATTGTCGCCGTCGGCCTGCTGACCGGCGCAGCAGTTGGCGTCTGGGCAGGGCGCAGGGCGCAGGGTTACCGCGCTCAATCATCGACTGGCTCAGGCACGATCGACTGGGATCGCGCGCGCTCCGTTGCGATTTCGATGAATCGCGAAGCGGCACTCACCGAACAGGAGCGCCAGCGTCTGGACGCTGAATACGCCGAGCTCGTTCAGCGCACGATTCCGCTCATTTCAGATTTCACCGGCACAACGCTCCCCTTTCCGCTCGACAAGGTCTATACATTCGACCGCGTCGACTGGATCGAAGCCAACATCGCGTCGTTTCAGCGCATGTTCGAGCCGATCGAACAGCTCGACCTGTTCGGCGGATCGAACGGTCAACGCTCGGGAGGTGTGCTCTCCGGCGTCAACCAGAAGATCGTCAGCGCCGAGTTGGGCATTCTGCTCGGCTATCTCGCGCGACGTGTGCTGGGCCAGTACGATCTTGCATTGCTCGGCAGAGAGCCACTCTCCGAAAGCGGCAAGCTCTATTTCGTGCAGCCCAACATCCGCAACATCGAAGCGTCGTTGCACCTGCCGTCCGACCAGTTCCGTCTCTGGCTCGCGCTCCACGAGACGACGCATGCGTTCGAGTTCGAGGGCCATCCGTGGGTACGCGATCACATGAACGCGATGATCGACGAATACTTCGGCTTCCTGACGCAGGACGTCGAGTTCCTCAAGCGCGGGATGTCGAGCCTGCGAGCGATCTGGGAGCGAACGCGGAACCCCGAGGACCGCGCAACCGGCTCGTGGATCGAGCTCGTCATGACACCCGAGCAACGGCAACTTTTCGCCCGGATGCAGGCGACGATGGCCGTGATCGAGGGCTATTCGAACTACATCATGAACGCAGTCGGACGCCGCCTGATGCGCGACTACGCGCTTATCGCGCAGCGCTTCGAGCGACGCCAGGTCATGCGATCGCCGTCCGAGCAGCTCTTTGCTCGCCTCACTGGCCTCGAAACCAAGCTTGAGCAGTACAGGCTCGGCGAGCAGTTCATCAACGAGATCGTTGAGCTTGCCGGTCGGGACGCCGTCGAGCGCATCTGGGAAGGGCCGGAGATGTTGCCCACCCTGGACGAATTGCGCGACCCGCGCGAGTGGCTCAACCGGGTTCAATCGGCAACGCTATGA
- a CDS encoding DNA double-strand break repair nuclease NurA, with protein MAQPGSIGNAMTLDLAAIADRIAQLVGTVDPSFEEERFVALERAWADADSVEIEQRLATARTPFLTAKAHGPLQERVALPAIPDHYTVAATDGSLIAPDRHSPARFYLINVGKVRLSYGSQSSAALTNDPDFRFDEQDLYVPDEVQRIPVNETILGVKRACAELRAVADLLDPADCSVALQDGTLILWPIQSLQDAIVHWAVTEYMEAMRVLRERGIPLASYISAPGSADVLNSLRIAVCDYPSLGMQINCNACRSRILTEGRTPACDVLPAVTDRYLFERVAHLETGERSILFDSKSFILDKYDPDQQVQFFFLNTGREIARIEVPKWVGDDPRLVDRVHAVVYDQAQKGIGYPVVLQEAHEMAVLSMSDRRLVAEAIERQLARHGVVVSQSGKSGSKRGRFV; from the coding sequence GTGGCTCAACCGGGTTCAATCGGCAACGCTATGACGCTCGATCTCGCCGCGATCGCCGACCGCATTGCCCAGCTCGTCGGCACGGTCGATCCGTCCTTCGAGGAGGAGCGTTTCGTCGCACTGGAGCGTGCATGGGCAGACGCCGACAGCGTTGAAATTGAGCAGCGCCTGGCCACCGCCAGGACGCCGTTCCTGACGGCGAAGGCGCACGGACCACTACAGGAGCGTGTCGCGCTCCCGGCCATCCCGGACCACTACACTGTCGCCGCGACCGATGGATCGCTGATCGCTCCAGATCGACACAGTCCGGCGCGCTTCTATTTGATCAATGTCGGCAAGGTGCGGTTGTCATACGGCTCGCAATCAAGCGCCGCGTTGACCAACGACCCGGACTTCCGCTTCGACGAGCAGGATCTCTACGTTCCTGACGAAGTCCAGCGCATCCCGGTCAACGAGACGATCCTCGGCGTAAAGCGCGCCTGCGCCGAATTGCGCGCCGTGGCGGATCTGCTCGATCCTGCCGATTGCAGCGTCGCGCTGCAGGACGGCACGCTCATTCTCTGGCCCATCCAGTCGCTCCAGGACGCGATCGTCCATTGGGCAGTGACCGAATACATGGAGGCGATGCGGGTTCTCCGCGAGCGCGGCATTCCCCTGGCAAGCTATATCTCAGCACCTGGCTCGGCGGACGTGTTGAATTCGCTGCGCATTGCTGTCTGCGACTATCCGTCGCTGGGCATGCAAATCAACTGCAACGCCTGCAGATCTCGCATCCTCACCGAGGGCCGCACACCTGCCTGCGACGTCCTCCCAGCGGTAACCGACCGCTATCTCTTCGAGCGCGTCGCACATCTGGAAACGGGCGAACGATCCATCCTTTTCGACTCGAAGTCGTTCATCCTCGACAAGTACGACCCGGATCAGCAGGTGCAGTTCTTCTTCCTGAACACCGGTCGTGAGATCGCCCGGATTGAGGTGCCGAAGTGGGTCGGCGACGACCCTCGTCTGGTCGATCGCGTTCACGCAGTCGTATACGATCAGGCACAGAAGGGCATCGGCTATCCGGTTGTGTTGCAGGAAGCGCACGAGATGGCCGTCCTCAGCATGAGCGATCGGCGACTGGTCGCGGAGGCGATCGAGCGGCAGTTGGCGCGGCATGGCGTCGTCGTCAGCCAGTCCGGAAAGAGCGGGAGCAAACGTGGTCGCTTTGTCTAG
- a CDS encoding peptidoglycan binding domain-containing protein, translated as MAATAMVITAIVSLLIILAGASLLVYGRVQRGESVFDGVSAAGVNLGGKSKADAVALLSERFDEFSTTEIAFNVGDTSFTATPAELGATFNAQATADNAYDFGRRQSLWQESRNWLDSIVGGHEVAPVVQLDKETFAQLMDGRARSAAIPPRQAAFVQNNDGSVSIDPGASGVAVNVEETYRRVVDRLVTMSDRPVSIATTEIPQSVESAQLKAALTEAQTLRWSAADA; from the coding sequence GTGGCGGCGACTGCAATGGTTATCACCGCCATCGTCAGCCTGCTCATCATCCTTGCGGGGGCATCGCTGCTTGTTTACGGGCGGGTGCAGCGCGGCGAAAGCGTCTTTGACGGCGTCAGCGCGGCCGGCGTCAATCTCGGCGGCAAGAGCAAAGCCGATGCTGTTGCTCTGCTTTCGGAACGATTCGACGAGTTCTCTACAACAGAGATCGCCTTTAACGTCGGCGACACGTCATTTACCGCCACGCCAGCTGAGCTCGGAGCCACCTTTAATGCGCAAGCCACGGCTGATAACGCTTATGACTTCGGTCGCCGCCAAAGCCTCTGGCAGGAGTCGCGTAACTGGCTCGATTCGATTGTTGGTGGGCACGAGGTTGCCCCGGTCGTCCAGCTCGACAAGGAGACGTTCGCGCAACTGATGGATGGTCGGGCGCGCAGCGCCGCGATTCCACCGCGTCAGGCCGCGTTCGTCCAGAACAATGACGGCTCCGTGTCGATCGATCCGGGTGCGTCCGGTGTGGCAGTGAATGTTGAAGAGACCTACCGCCGGGTTGTTGATCGCTTGGTGACCATGTCCGATCGACCTGTCAGCATCGCGACTACCGAGATCCCGCAATCGGTCGAAAGCGCGCAACTGAAAGCAGCCTTGACTGAGGCGCAGACGCTCCGCTGGTCAGCCGCTGATGCTTGA
- the hflX gene encoding GTPase HflX — MTERGPFTTKSPNERALLVSVDYHKDEWTAQSSLEELARLSETAGLDVVGSISQRLPHPHPNSYVGKGKLEEIAEAITQLQADVVIFDDELSPGQLRTVEERLQVKIIDRTALILDIFAKRAQTHEGRLQVELAQLEYRLPRLTRMWTHLERQAVGGVGLRGPGETQLETDRRLARSRIAHIKSELSDVHRHRELYRSNRRRNNIPIVAIVGYTNAGKSTLLNRLTSAEVLSEDQLFATLDPTTRRITLPNGRPVLLTDTVGFINHLPTTLIAAFRATLEEISEATVLLHVVDLSHDDAPEQAETVREILAELDVLGKPVVTALNKIDLIDSDFTPEEMATALGLPGDVVPISAEQGVGMELLLQRVADAIGDAQGLEQVSVSIPFDRAELVNLFHRVGRVEDTTFDEAGTHLSGLLPRRLLPRYEPFLNGANGLSTSTSRAESS; from the coding sequence ATAACCGAACGCGGACCATTCACCACCAAATCTCCGAACGAGCGCGCACTGCTCGTCAGCGTCGACTACCACAAGGATGAATGGACGGCGCAATCCTCCCTTGAGGAGTTGGCTCGACTGTCCGAAACTGCCGGACTGGATGTTGTCGGCTCTATTTCGCAGCGACTTCCGCACCCGCACCCGAACAGTTACGTCGGTAAAGGCAAACTCGAGGAGATCGCCGAGGCGATCACGCAACTTCAGGCTGATGTTGTCATCTTTGATGATGAGCTTTCGCCGGGCCAGTTGCGGACTGTTGAAGAGCGGTTGCAGGTCAAGATCATCGACCGGACAGCGCTCATCCTCGACATCTTTGCCAAGCGTGCCCAGACGCACGAGGGTCGCCTGCAGGTTGAGCTGGCTCAACTTGAGTATCGGCTGCCGCGACTGACGCGCATGTGGACGCACCTTGAGCGGCAGGCCGTCGGCGGTGTCGGTTTGCGTGGTCCCGGTGAGACACAGCTTGAGACGGACCGCCGATTGGCGCGTTCGCGGATCGCTCATATCAAGAGCGAGCTCTCGGATGTCCACCGGCATCGTGAGCTGTACCGGAGCAATCGGCGGCGCAACAACATCCCGATCGTGGCGATCGTTGGCTACACCAACGCCGGAAAGTCAACGTTGCTGAACCGCCTCACTTCGGCCGAAGTCCTCTCTGAGGACCAGCTTTTCGCGACACTGGACCCGACGACGCGGCGGATCACGCTGCCGAACGGGCGTCCAGTGTTGCTGACGGACACAGTCGGATTCATCAATCACTTGCCGACAACGTTGATCGCCGCCTTCCGGGCGACGCTGGAAGAGATCTCGGAAGCGACTGTGCTGCTCCACGTCGTGGATCTGTCGCATGACGACGCGCCCGAGCAGGCCGAGACGGTGCGCGAGATTCTGGCGGAACTCGACGTGCTGGGGAAGCCGGTAGTGACGGCGCTGAACAAGATCGATCTGATCGATTCGGACTTCACGCCGGAAGAGATGGCGACCGCGCTGGGCTTGCCCGGCGATGTGGTGCCAATCTCGGCTGAACAGGGTGTCGGGATGGAGCTGCTTCTCCAACGTGTCGCCGATGCCATCGGCGATGCGCAGGGGCTGGAGCAGGTCAGCGTCTCGATCCCGTTCGATCGCGCCGAGCTGGTGAATCTGTTTCACCGGGTTGGTCGCGTTGAAGACACGACCTTCGACGAAGCCGGCACGCATCTTTCCGGCTTGCTGCCGCGTCGCCTGCTGCCTCGCTACGAGCCGTTTCTCAACGGCGCGAACGGGCTGAGCACGTCCACGTCGCGCGCCGAGTCGAGCTAG
- a CDS encoding lyase family protein translates to MSQNPLAGIKKRIPQPRREFPDAEYARDVLVPEAERAEAMLGDAVIDIYRSHILQLAEQRVIEPGEAGRALSAIDALPAPGNERLDYALNRIDERILATSQELQLGHSAEERVVAATRMILRREILAVGDALLALRKAMIDLAGQHSTTLILATANGQVVQPTSLGHYLAAQIGPIARASARVTEAYPRVNRSPLGAVSGMSTAMPIRRARVAERLGFDGTIDNTFDAIAATDDLTEIVAAIGGLAVEVGRMMNDLAYWSRDDVGLIVPGDEYIHHARIQPQRRDPLVLEHLRLAFLAQVAAPQSIATMLSGRQMLGSMTSRLTVFFEVVDVLAEARAAYQLLTRVMTTLAVHRSMVAHRSHRGFSTSSELADLLAIDFRFPADQARKLAERVVIEWSEEGGEATTLTSEFIDSIALREIGREVGIEQEMLAKCLSPKRFVERRAEQGGPAPAAVTSQLDRATFALNHDRGWVREQRQQIDDAIERLHERCREIIADPAGALRRGASEAVAAGSDDTIPDIQATSLPH, encoded by the coding sequence GTGAGTCAGAATCCGCTGGCCGGGATCAAGAAGCGAATCCCGCAGCCGCGACGCGAATTTCCGGATGCTGAGTATGCACGCGACGTTCTTGTGCCAGAGGCCGAGCGCGCCGAGGCGATGCTTGGCGACGCCGTCATCGACATCTATCGATCACACATTTTGCAGCTCGCCGAGCAACGGGTCATTGAGCCGGGCGAAGCCGGACGGGCACTCAGCGCTATCGACGCATTGCCCGCGCCCGGAAACGAGCGGCTTGACTACGCGCTGAACCGCATTGACGAGCGCATCCTGGCGACCTCGCAGGAGTTGCAACTAGGACACAGTGCTGAGGAGCGCGTCGTCGCGGCCACGCGCATGATCCTGCGGCGCGAGATTCTGGCGGTCGGCGATGCGTTGTTGGCGCTGCGCAAGGCGATGATCGATCTGGCAGGGCAGCACAGCACGACGCTGATTCTGGCGACGGCGAACGGGCAGGTGGTCCAGCCCACGTCGCTCGGGCACTATCTGGCCGCGCAGATCGGGCCGATCGCCAGGGCGTCAGCGCGTGTGACCGAGGCGTATCCGCGTGTCAACCGATCGCCGCTCGGCGCGGTATCGGGGATGTCGACGGCCATGCCGATCCGACGCGCGCGTGTCGCCGAGCGGCTGGGATTCGACGGCACTATCGACAACACGTTCGACGCGATTGCAGCAACCGATGACCTGACGGAGATCGTCGCGGCGATCGGCGGGCTGGCCGTCGAAGTCGGCCGGATGATGAATGACCTGGCGTACTGGTCGCGTGATGATGTCGGTCTGATCGTGCCGGGTGATGAATACATCCATCATGCGCGCATCCAGCCGCAGCGCCGCGATCCGCTTGTTCTGGAACATTTGCGCCTGGCATTTCTCGCACAGGTCGCCGCGCCGCAGTCGATCGCGACAATGCTGTCCGGCAGACAGATGCTGGGATCAATGACGTCGCGTCTGACTGTCTTCTTCGAGGTTGTTGATGTGCTGGCTGAAGCCCGGGCCGCGTACCAGCTGCTGACTCGCGTGATGACCACTCTGGCCGTGCATCGCTCGATGGTGGCGCACCGATCGCATCGTGGGTTTTCGACTAGCTCGGAGTTGGCTGACCTGCTCGCGATCGACTTCCGGTTCCCGGCCGATCAGGCGCGAAAGCTGGCAGAGCGTGTCGTCATCGAGTGGTCAGAAGAGGGTGGCGAAGCGACGACGCTGACGAGCGAGTTCATTGATTCGATTGCGCTGCGCGAGATCGGGCGCGAGGTTGGCATTGAGCAGGAGATGCTGGCGAAGTGCCTGTCCCCCAAGCGCTTTGTTGAGCGCCGCGCCGAGCAGGGTGGTCCCGCCCCGGCGGCAGTGACATCGCAGCTCGATCGGGCAACGTTCGCGCTGAATCACGATCGTGGCTGGGTGCGTGAGCAGCGCCAGCAGATTGATGACGCCATTGAGCGTCTCCATGAGCGCTGTCGGGAGATCATCGCCGATCCCGCCGGGGCGTTGCGGCGCGGTGCATCGGAGGCGGTGGCGGCAGGCAGCGATGATACAATTCCTGATATCCAGGCAACTTCATTGCCGCATTAA